One region of Sulfuricurvum sp. IAE1 genomic DNA includes:
- a CDS encoding ATP-binding protein: protein MKRKIGKFKNSIANLELHDRVLRENTLILAEPGSGKTHLANKIREFVIDNGIATLYLDFSDPAIDQIEERFKHGSEFHYMRFDESDEFDAAVDAAIAERKNIYMAVNPSYFASKRDIKSKLSRMMQKRELLDNYYYFMQDIANIEGFHAKFEDFIFYIFDLVNLKKFGLTFLAQPNEIFENPRIKLLFSFLFIGRCSNAYYYNTTVLRNMKPNTFLYQHRVDNRSLLFNNIQSDIVHIDL from the coding sequence ATGAAACGAAAAATCGGAAAATTTAAAAACTCGATCGCCAACCTCGAACTGCATGACCGCGTTCTGCGCGAAAACACGCTGATCCTGGCGGAACCGGGTTCGGGGAAAACCCATCTGGCCAACAAAATCCGCGAATTCGTCATCGACAACGGAATTGCGACGCTGTATCTCGATTTTTCCGATCCGGCCATTGACCAGATCGAAGAGCGTTTCAAACACGGGAGCGAATTTCACTACATGCGTTTTGACGAAAGCGACGAATTCGATGCCGCCGTGGATGCGGCGATCGCCGAGCGCAAAAACATCTACATGGCGGTCAACCCCTCCTATTTCGCGAGCAAACGCGACATCAAGAGCAAACTCTCACGGATGATGCAAAAGCGCGAACTGCTTGACAACTATTACTATTTCATGCAGGATATCGCCAACATCGAGGGGTTCCACGCCAAATTCGAAGATTTCATTTTCTACATTTTCGATCTGGTCAACCTCAAAAAATTCGGCCTCACGTTCCTGGCGCAGCCCAACGAGATTTTCGAAAATCCGCGCATCAAGCTCCTCTTTTCGTTCCTCTTCATCGGGCGCTGCTCGAACGCCTATTATTACAACACGACCGTCCTGCGGAACATGAAACCCAATACGTTTCTGTATCAGCACCGGGTCGATAACCGTTCGCTCCTTTTCAACAATATCCAAAGCGATATTGTCCACATCGATCTCTAA
- a CDS encoding 3'-5' exonuclease encodes MFEAFRRTWNLRGLKDDAYASLFEPYEGDETVVFDTETTGLNPKKDEVLSIGAVKVKGDRILTSQSFEVFLKPSRAISAESIKIHHIRPCDLEHAVEPLEGVKKFLEFVGNRPLVGYYLEFDVSMMNRMIKPWLGVTLPNRQIEVSGLYFDKKIALIPQGNIDLRFDTILKDLNIPRMGQHNALNDAIMTAMVYIKLQHTIKLN; translated from the coding sequence ATGTTCGAGGCGTTCAGACGCACATGGAACCTCCGGGGGCTCAAAGACGATGCGTATGCGTCGCTCTTCGAGCCCTACGAAGGGGATGAAACGGTCGTTTTCGATACCGAAACTACCGGATTGAATCCGAAAAAAGACGAAGTTCTGAGTATCGGCGCGGTCAAAGTCAAAGGGGACAGAATTCTCACCTCGCAGAGTTTCGAGGTGTTTCTTAAACCGTCCCGCGCCATCAGTGCCGAAAGCATTAAAATCCATCATATAAGGCCGTGTGATCTTGAACACGCCGTCGAGCCGTTAGAGGGGGTGAAAAAGTTTTTAGAATTTGTGGGGAACCGCCCGCTGGTGGGCTATTACCTGGAGTTTGACGTCTCCATGATGAACCGTATGATCAAGCCGTGGCTGGGGGTAACGCTCCCCAACCGCCAGATCGAGGTGTCGGGGCTTTATTTTGACAAAAAAATTGCCCTGATTCCGCAAGGAAATATTGATTTACGCTTTGATACAATCCTCAAGGATTTAAACATCCCGAGGATGGGTCAGCACAACGCATTGAACGATGCGATTATGACCGCCATGGTCTACATAAAATTACAACACACCATTAAATTAAACTAA
- a CDS encoding OprD family outer membrane porin encodes MRGKVSLSLLASALVVNAMAADDLAGMFKEGKASGQLRAFFIDRDYDGYSNATSVHRNATAVGGYLKYDTGAWNGVSLGAAFYTSNGLFLKDKTTSSGADNPEVDPTLLGKSNDSVTYLGEAYLQYKNGNTTFKGGRQKLDTPLAGSDDARMLPNLFEAYVLTNTDVKDTTLIAAHVTKFAQGTFGRAYNGAGGVPDKVLSGTSGYSLVDTKNYVGEFVDMGTYAIGDNTGGVSVLAAVYTGIKGLKLQLWDYYAHDILNAVYTEANYGWSYASGISPYVGVQWINERDVGSNNASPALELNKIESDFVAAKVGAKIGNCDVSVAVSHNTKDDASAINGGTVSPWGGMPAYTQGMVTRHQFMAGTDAWKVAASYDWKDYGVNLNTGVFYVEYDMDPLNGYSDAVSADKATEAGFDIIYNPQVVKNLQLRLRGNFPRGYKETTAGNMGWDEYRVIANYNF; translated from the coding sequence ATGAGAGGTAAAGTGTCTCTGTCGCTTTTGGCGTCGGCGCTCGTCGTCAACGCTATGGCTGCCGATGATTTGGCAGGTATGTTTAAAGAAGGGAAAGCGAGCGGTCAGCTGCGCGCTTTTTTCATCGACCGTGATTACGACGGATACAGCAATGCTACGTCGGTCCACCGTAACGCGACCGCTGTGGGCGGATATCTGAAATACGATACGGGTGCATGGAACGGTGTAAGCCTGGGTGCGGCGTTTTACACGTCGAACGGTTTGTTTTTGAAAGACAAAACGACCTCCTCCGGAGCCGACAATCCTGAAGTTGATCCGACATTGCTGGGAAAAAGCAACGATTCGGTGACGTACCTGGGTGAAGCGTATCTGCAGTACAAAAACGGTAACACGACATTCAAAGGCGGACGCCAGAAACTCGATACACCTCTTGCGGGAAGTGACGATGCGCGTATGCTTCCCAACCTGTTCGAAGCGTATGTGCTGACAAATACGGACGTTAAAGACACGACGCTGATTGCGGCACATGTGACAAAATTCGCACAGGGGACTTTCGGCCGCGCTTACAACGGTGCAGGCGGCGTACCGGATAAAGTACTCAGCGGAACGTCGGGATATTCCCTCGTCGATACGAAAAACTATGTCGGGGAATTCGTCGACATGGGTACGTATGCGATCGGCGACAATACCGGGGGCGTGAGCGTTTTGGCCGCTGTTTACACAGGGATCAAAGGACTCAAGCTTCAATTGTGGGATTACTATGCGCATGACATCCTCAATGCCGTTTATACGGAAGCCAACTACGGCTGGTCGTATGCAAGCGGCATTTCACCGTATGTCGGGGTGCAGTGGATCAACGAACGCGATGTGGGATCGAACAACGCATCGCCCGCTTTGGAACTCAACAAAATCGAAAGCGATTTCGTAGCGGCGAAAGTCGGAGCAAAAATCGGAAACTGCGATGTTTCGGTCGCCGTTTCACACAATACCAAAGATGATGCTTCCGCGATCAACGGCGGAACGGTCTCTCCGTGGGGCGGAATGCCGGCGTATACCCAGGGTATGGTAACGCGTCACCAGTTTATGGCCGGCACCGATGCCTGGAAAGTTGCGGCGTCGTACGACTGGAAAGATTACGGCGTCAATCTTAATACGGGCGTTTTCTATGTCGAATATGACATGGATCCGCTCAACGGGTATTCGGACGCCGTATCGGCGGATAAAGCGACCGAAGCAGGATTTGATATCATTTACAACCCTCAGGTCGTTAAAAACCTTCAGCTGCGCCTGCGCGGCAATTTCCCGCGCGGCTACAAAGAGACAACCGCCGGAAACATGGGTTGGGACGAATACCGCGTTATCGCGAACTACAACTTTTAA
- a CDS encoding YebC/PmpR family DNA-binding transcriptional regulator produces MGRAFEYRKAAKMKRWGNMSRIFPKLGKIITMAAKEGGADPEMNPKLRTAILTAKAQNMPKDNIEAAIKRAFGKDAANIIEVNIEGKGPHGVLIFVECATDNNTRTVGNIRSYFSKAKGEMLNNGALEFMFSRKAVFSFPKPEMDLEELEMALIDAGLEELEEDEGEVSVTGDYTAFGTLSAALEELNIAPSKAALERIPNTTVEFTDEQMVDIEKLIDRIEEDDDVQAVYTNIG; encoded by the coding sequence ATGGGAAGAGCGTTTGAATACCGCAAAGCGGCCAAAATGAAACGCTGGGGAAATATGTCGAGAATTTTCCCGAAACTTGGCAAAATCATTACGATGGCCGCCAAAGAGGGGGGAGCCGACCCCGAAATGAATCCCAAGCTTCGGACCGCGATTTTGACGGCGAAAGCGCAGAATATGCCCAAGGATAACATCGAAGCGGCGATCAAACGGGCGTTCGGTAAAGACGCGGCGAATATCATCGAAGTGAACATCGAGGGGAAAGGGCCGCACGGCGTTCTGATCTTCGTAGAGTGCGCGACGGATAACAACACCCGTACCGTCGGAAACATCCGCAGCTACTTTTCCAAAGCCAAAGGGGAGATGCTCAACAACGGCGCGCTCGAATTCATGTTCAGCCGCAAAGCGGTGTTCAGCTTTCCAAAACCTGAAATGGACCTCGAGGAGCTCGAGATGGCGCTGATCGACGCCGGGCTCGAAGAGCTCGAAGAGGACGAGGGCGAAGTGAGCGTGACAGGGGATTATACCGCGTTCGGAACCCTCTCGGCGGCCCTCGAAGAGCTGAATATCGCCCCTTCCAAAGCCGCACTTGAGCGTATCCCGAACACGACGGTCGAATTCACCGATGAACAGATGGTCGATATCGAGAAACTGATTGACCGTATCGAAGAGGACGACGACGTCCAGGCCGTATACACCAACATCGGCTAA
- a CDS encoding YaeQ family protein, which yields MAAGSTICKVQLNIADMDRNYYETHEITIAQHPSETDERLMMRIVAFALHASDRLVITKGIGGEDEPDLWEKDYGGDIELWIDLGQVDEKRLRKACGRSEKVIVYTYNLKAASAWWRHNGGTFARFKNFEALHLHAEGIEKLHARTMRLSVTISDGELSLHSDDGDVTITQEQWR from the coding sequence ATGGCCGCCGGTTCGACCATCTGCAAAGTCCAGCTCAACATCGCCGACATGGACCGCAACTATTACGAGACCCACGAGATCACGATCGCCCAGCACCCCTCTGAAACCGATGAACGGCTGATGATGCGCATCGTGGCATTCGCGCTGCATGCCTCGGATCGGCTGGTGATCACCAAGGGGATCGGGGGGGAGGACGAACCGGATCTTTGGGAGAAAGACTACGGCGGCGACATCGAGCTGTGGATCGATCTTGGGCAGGTAGACGAGAAACGGCTGCGCAAGGCGTGCGGCAGGTCGGAAAAAGTTATCGTCTATACCTACAACCTCAAAGCCGCGAGCGCGTGGTGGCGCCATAACGGCGGCACGTTCGCACGGTTCAAAAACTTCGAAGCGCTCCATCTGCACGCAGAAGGGATCGAAAAACTCCATGCGCGTACGATGCGCCTTTCGGTGACGATCAGCGACGGCGAGCTCAGTCTGCATTCGGACGACGGGGATGTTACGATAACGCAAGAGCAATGGCGATAG
- the acs gene encoding acetate--CoA ligase — protein MSDTVKPIFHPNREFAKNARIKNMCEYKELQEWANEDYEGYWGHFANEKIDWFQPYTQVLDESNAPFYKWFVGGKLNVAHQCIDRHLSTRKNKAAIIFEGDRGDKQIITYLELYYNVNRFANLLKNEFHVKKGDRVIIYMPMIPEAAYAMLACARIGAIHSIVFGGFSAEALKDRIEDAEAKLVITADGAYRKDKPYMLKPVVDQAITENSPVEKVLVIERNNEDINWVAGRDYSYNELIKNQAPECPAEIMDAEDPLFLLYTSGSTGKPKGVQHNQAGYILWAQMTMEWVFDVKENDTYWCTADVGWITGHTYIVYGPLAMGATTVMFEGVPTYPDAGRPWKMVEEYKINQFYTAPTAIRVLHKTGEDEPAKYDLSSLKVLGTVGEPIDPPAWKWYYEAVGGGKCAIVDTYWQTETGGHIVSPLPGATPIKPACATLPLPGIIGEILDPQTGEKVGVGEGGYMCVTRPWPSMIRNIWGDPERFVKSYFGDVKKDGKAVYFTGDGAIYDEDGYITITGRTDDVINVSGHRMGTAEVEAACKKHPNVAEVAVVGKPHDIKGEGIFAYIVLKSEDTIGEEMEMVKEINKVIMKEIGNIAVCDDIVFVPGLPKTRSGKIMRRILRSIAKGEAITQDISTLEDPSIVATIEAKVKG, from the coding sequence ATGAGCGATACCGTAAAACCGATTTTTCATCCCAACCGTGAGTTTGCGAAAAACGCGCGCATCAAAAACATGTGCGAGTACAAAGAACTTCAAGAATGGGCCAACGAAGATTACGAAGGGTACTGGGGACACTTCGCGAACGAAAAAATCGACTGGTTCCAGCCGTATACGCAGGTGCTCGACGAGAGCAACGCACCGTTTTACAAATGGTTTGTTGGTGGAAAACTCAACGTTGCCCACCAGTGTATTGACCGCCATCTCTCAACCCGCAAAAACAAAGCGGCGATCATCTTCGAAGGGGACCGCGGCGACAAGCAGATCATTACGTACCTCGAGCTTTATTACAACGTCAACCGCTTCGCGAACCTCCTCAAAAACGAGTTTCACGTCAAAAAAGGTGACCGCGTCATCATCTACATGCCGATGATTCCCGAAGCGGCCTATGCGATGCTCGCATGTGCCCGTATCGGTGCGATCCACTCGATCGTATTCGGCGGGTTCTCGGCCGAAGCGCTCAAAGACCGTATCGAAGACGCCGAGGCGAAACTCGTCATTACCGCAGACGGCGCATACCGCAAAGACAAACCCTACATGCTCAAACCGGTCGTTGACCAGGCGATTACCGAGAATTCTCCGGTCGAGAAAGTGCTCGTCATCGAACGTAACAACGAAGATATCAACTGGGTTGCCGGACGCGACTATTCGTACAACGAACTGATCAAAAACCAGGCCCCCGAATGTCCTGCGGAGATCATGGACGCCGAAGATCCGCTTTTCCTCCTCTACACATCGGGCTCTACCGGTAAACCAAAAGGGGTTCAGCACAACCAGGCGGGATACATCCTGTGGGCGCAGATGACGATGGAATGGGTATTCGACGTCAAAGAAAACGACACCTACTGGTGTACGGCGGACGTGGGCTGGATCACCGGGCACACCTACATCGTCTACGGACCGCTTGCGATGGGTGCGACGACCGTGATGTTCGAAGGGGTTCCGACCTATCCGGATGCGGGACGTCCGTGGAAAATGGTCGAAGAGTACAAAATCAACCAGTTCTACACCGCGCCGACCGCGATCCGCGTTCTGCACAAAACAGGTGAAGACGAGCCGGCCAAATACGACCTTAGCAGCCTGAAAGTCCTCGGAACCGTGGGTGAGCCGATCGACCCTCCGGCATGGAAATGGTACTACGAAGCGGTCGGCGGCGGCAAATGCGCCATCGTCGATACCTACTGGCAGACCGAAACGGGGGGACACATCGTTTCTCCGCTGCCGGGTGCGACACCGATCAAACCCGCGTGTGCAACCCTGCCGCTGCCGGGTATCATTGGAGAGATCCTCGACCCGCAAACGGGCGAGAAAGTGGGCGTAGGTGAAGGCGGTTACATGTGTGTGACACGTCCGTGGCCGTCAATGATCCGTAACATCTGGGGAGACCCTGAACGTTTCGTCAAATCGTATTTCGGCGACGTCAAAAAAGACGGCAAAGCGGTCTACTTCACGGGTGACGGCGCCATCTACGACGAAGACGGCTACATCACGATCACGGGCCGTACCGACGACGTCATCAACGTTTCGGGCCACCGTATGGGAACGGCTGAAGTCGAAGCGGCGTGTAAAAAACACCCCAACGTCGCCGAAGTCGCCGTCGTCGGAAAACCGCACGACATCAAAGGGGAAGGGATCTTCGCCTACATCGTCCTCAAAAGCGAAGACACCATCGGCGAAGAGATGGAGATGGTCAAAGAAATCAACAAAGTGATCATGAAAGAGATCGGTAACATCGCGGTGTGCGACGACATCGTTTTCGTTCCGGGCCTCCCGAAAACCCGTTCGGGCAAAATCATGCGCCGTATCCTTCGCTCCATCGCGAAAGGCGAAGCGATCACGCAGGATATTTCGACCCTCGAAGACCCAAGCATCGTTGCGACGATCGAAGCGAAAGTCAAAGGGTAA
- a CDS encoding putative nucleotidyltransferase substrate binding domain-containing protein, whose protein sequence is MSLFDQKALLMSIHPFDLLTERMIEKLMTQMDIAYYPRETVLIAPRVRAESLYIIIKGIVNETIDGELQNVYGERDSFDANSLIYGNTQSTFIVAEDLICYSLPKESFLNLLQDAETFQNYFMQDFITKHQRLKERQHQNELTPFMVARVDEIYLHVPCIIGAQASIRNALSEMAGTNAKVILVDNEGVMGIVTDTNLREKVLLADKSVSDPIGDIATYGLITIERSDFLFNALLLFTKHGVKRLVVTEEGKIVGILEQLDLLSHFANHTHLIAASIERATSIDELQSIERSLMQVVRSLTSKGVRVRYVSKLVSELNAKVYRKVFEMVLPETMQGRCALVVMGSEGRGEQVLRTDQDNALIIADGEDEEAYCPFMERLNEYLIRLGFPKCAGNIMVSNPYWRRSVSGYKKQISSWTDTLNEETLQSLSIFLDAHCVAGDETLLTECKNFLFERFEGRSDILAHLAKASLAFETPLSLFSGFVLGRDAHESELDIKKGGVFAIVHGVRILALEHKIETTNTTERIKELNNIGLFDKRFASELIEAYDTLLSIRLRTMLSQKQVLKEQNYVNPKLLSKADRDLLKDAFKIVNTFKKFLTYHFHLGMVV, encoded by the coding sequence TTGAGTCTCTTTGACCAAAAAGCACTTTTAATGTCGATCCATCCGTTTGATCTGCTTACCGAGCGTATGATCGAAAAGCTGATGACCCAGATGGATATTGCCTACTATCCCAGGGAGACGGTACTGATCGCTCCGAGGGTGAGGGCCGAATCGCTTTACATTATCATCAAAGGCATCGTCAACGAAACCATCGACGGTGAACTTCAAAACGTCTACGGCGAACGTGACAGCTTCGATGCGAACTCCCTTATATACGGCAATACCCAAAGCACTTTCATCGTTGCCGAAGACCTGATCTGTTACTCCCTACCCAAAGAATCCTTCCTCAACCTTCTCCAAGACGCCGAAACGTTCCAAAACTATTTCATGCAGGATTTCATCACCAAACATCAGCGTCTTAAAGAACGTCAGCACCAAAACGAGCTGACCCCGTTTATGGTCGCCCGTGTCGATGAAATCTACCTCCATGTCCCTTGCATTATCGGTGCGCAGGCCTCGATCCGAAACGCTCTCTCCGAGATGGCGGGGACAAACGCAAAAGTGATTCTGGTGGATAATGAGGGGGTAATGGGGATCGTCACCGACACGAACCTGCGCGAGAAAGTCCTTTTGGCCGACAAAAGCGTTTCCGATCCGATCGGCGACATCGCAACGTACGGTCTTATTACGATCGAGAGGAGCGACTTTTTGTTCAACGCGCTTTTGCTGTTCACAAAGCACGGGGTTAAACGCCTCGTCGTGACCGAAGAGGGAAAAATCGTCGGTATTCTCGAACAGCTGGATCTGCTGAGCCATTTTGCCAACCATACCCACCTCATTGCCGCCTCCATCGAGCGTGCCACTTCCATCGACGAGCTGCAAAGCATCGAACGCTCGCTTATGCAGGTGGTCAGGTCGCTCACTTCCAAAGGGGTACGGGTCCGCTACGTCTCCAAGCTCGTGAGCGAACTCAACGCCAAGGTGTACCGCAAAGTGTTCGAAATGGTCCTTCCCGAGACGATGCAGGGCCGCTGCGCGCTCGTCGTAATGGGAAGCGAAGGGCGCGGCGAGCAGGTATTGCGCACCGATCAGGACAATGCCCTCATCATTGCCGACGGTGAAGACGAAGAAGCGTACTGTCCTTTCATGGAGCGGCTCAACGAGTACCTGATCCGGCTCGGATTTCCCAAATGCGCCGGCAATATCATGGTCAGCAACCCTTACTGGCGCCGAAGTGTTTCGGGCTATAAAAAACAGATTTCCTCATGGACCGATACGCTCAACGAAGAGACGCTCCAGTCGCTTTCCATTTTTCTTGACGCCCATTGTGTGGCGGGTGATGAGACGCTTTTAACCGAGTGCAAAAATTTTCTCTTCGAGCGTTTCGAGGGTCGCAGCGATATTCTGGCCCATCTGGCGAAGGCATCGCTGGCGTTCGAGACCCCGCTGTCGCTGTTTTCGGGCTTCGTCCTAGGACGCGACGCGCATGAGAGCGAACTCGACATCAAAAAAGGAGGGGTGTTCGCGATCGTCCACGGTGTGCGGATCCTAGCCCTTGAGCACAAGATTGAGACGACCAATACGACCGAACGGATCAAGGAACTCAATAACATCGGATTGTTCGACAAGCGGTTCGCGAGTGAACTGATCGAAGCCTACGATACGCTGCTCTCGATCCGGCTGCGGACGATGCTCTCTCAAAAACAGGTACTCAAGGAACAAAATTACGTCAATCCCAAACTGCTCAGCAAAGCCGACCGGGATCTGCTCAAAGACGCATTCAAAATCGTTAATACGTTCAAAAAATTCCTGACCTACCACTTCCATCTGGGGATGGTAGTGTAA
- a CDS encoding DMT family transporter has product MNLPLPLLMILAMMLWGGGWPALKILSESVSWEVATFWRFALMAAAFVPILWWHRKPLRLSTGALGWAALSALLNSLFMALSFYGVYVGTAGAGGVVITTLSPVLTVLIAVVALGMKPTRRHIAGLVIGLAGGAVMVQVWDGEVLLHGGNLVFVACALVWAALTLAAQRSHLHLDPIHYTFLLGLIATVLMFFVAYPHGIGSVFSQDARFWGALLYLSVLGQTVASTIYFIASGKMGSGRASSYMFLVPVCALVSSYFLLGEIPSSALLIGGAISSAAVYLINFSARRRLS; this is encoded by the coding sequence ATGAATCTTCCCCTTCCTTTGTTGATGATCCTCGCGATGATGCTCTGGGGCGGCGGCTGGCCGGCGCTCAAAATCCTCTCGGAAAGCGTGTCGTGGGAAGTCGCGACGTTTTGGCGGTTTGCCCTGATGGCTGCGGCGTTCGTCCCGATTCTGTGGTGGCATCGCAAGCCGCTGCGGCTGAGCACCGGTGCATTGGGCTGGGCTGCGCTGAGCGCTTTGCTCAATTCCCTTTTCATGGCACTGTCGTTTTACGGCGTTTATGTCGGCACCGCCGGGGCGGGCGGGGTCGTTATCACGACGCTTAGCCCGGTTCTGACGGTTCTGATCGCGGTTGTGGCGCTGGGGATGAAACCGACGCGCCGCCACATCGCGGGTCTGGTGATCGGTTTGGCGGGCGGAGCGGTCATGGTGCAGGTGTGGGACGGGGAAGTACTGCTGCACGGGGGGAACCTCGTCTTCGTCGCGTGTGCACTGGTGTGGGCCGCACTCACCCTTGCCGCGCAGCGCTCGCATCTTCATCTCGATCCGATCCATTACACGTTTTTGCTGGGGCTGATTGCCACGGTGCTGATGTTTTTCGTCGCCTATCCCCACGGCATCGGCTCGGTTTTTTCGCAGGACGCCCGTTTCTGGGGGGCGCTGCTGTATCTCTCGGTGCTGGGGCAGACGGTCGCTTCGACGATCTATTTCATCGCTTCGGGGAAAATGGGATCGGGGAGGGCGAGTTCGTACATGTTCCTTGTCCCCGTCTGCGCCCTCGTGAGCAGTTATTTCCTGCTGGGCGAAATTCCCTCGAGTGCGTTGCTCATCGGCGGGGCGATCAGCAGTGCGGCGGTCTATCTGATCAATTTTTCAGCCCGCAGGCGGTTGTCATAA
- a CDS encoding DUF485 domain-containing protein produces MKQELVDQIKNDPDYLRLVSERGRFAWILTIAMLVIYFGFVLVIAFDPKLLGAPLSAGSVTTVGVPVGIGVILSAFILTGIYVKRANGEFDEATNRIKAKVKGE; encoded by the coding sequence ATGAAACAAGAACTGGTAGATCAGATCAAAAATGATCCTGATTATCTCCGTTTGGTAAGCGAACGGGGGCGTTTTGCCTGGATACTGACCATCGCGATGCTCGTCATCTATTTCGGGTTTGTCCTGGTGATCGCGTTTGATCCGAAACTTTTGGGGGCTCCGCTTTCTGCAGGTTCGGTTACCACGGTCGGTGTCCCGGTCGGGATCGGGGTTATCCTCAGCGCATTCATTTTGACGGGTATCTACGTCAAACGTGCCAACGGCGAGTTCGACGAAGCGACGAACCGCATCAAAGCGAAAGTAAAGGGAGAATGA
- a CDS encoding cation acetate symporter: MKTLLLTLLAAGYAFAGDALGGEVEKQALNMSAIIMFLIFVGATLGITYWAAKRTKTAKDFYTAGGGITGFQNGMAIAGDYMSAASFLGISALVYAKGYDGLIYSIGFLVGWPIILFMIAEQLRNLGKYTFADVASYRLQQTPIRTLAAFGSIVTVILYLIAQMVGAGKLIQLLFGLDYEVAVILVGVLMILYVTFGGMLATTWVQIIKAFLLLSGATFMAVAVMAHYNFNFESLFATAVEMKGTTDIMAPGGLVSDPISAISLGIALMFGTAGLPHILMRFFTVADAKEARKSVFYATGFIGYFYILTFIIGFGAIVMVFQNPQYLDVAKQAIDGGAPILGGDNMAAIHLSHAVGGDFFLGFISAVAFATILAVVSGLTLAGASAISHDLYASVLRAGRADGLMEMKVSKISTVALGIVAIFLGIAFESQNIAFMVGLAFAIAASANFPILFLSMFWSKLTTRGALIGGSLGLATAAVLVILGPTVWVDVLGNAEAIFPYKYPALFSVTAAFVGIWFFSITDKSDTAKKEYEAFEAQNIRCQTGIGAEGAVEH; encoded by the coding sequence ATGAAAACGTTGTTACTGACCCTTCTTGCCGCAGGGTATGCCTTTGCGGGCGACGCTCTGGGCGGCGAAGTGGAAAAACAGGCGCTGAACATGTCGGCGATCATTATGTTCTTGATCTTTGTCGGTGCTACATTGGGTATCACCTATTGGGCCGCAAAACGGACCAAAACGGCGAAAGATTTCTATACCGCCGGCGGCGGGATCACCGGATTCCAAAACGGTATGGCGATCGCGGGCGACTATATGTCGGCGGCATCGTTCCTGGGGATTTCGGCACTCGTTTATGCCAAAGGGTATGACGGTCTGATCTACTCTATCGGGTTCCTTGTCGGGTGGCCGATCATTCTGTTCATGATCGCCGAGCAGCTTCGCAACCTCGGTAAGTACACGTTCGCGGACGTTGCGTCGTATCGTCTGCAGCAGACGCCTATTCGTACTTTGGCGGCTTTCGGTTCGATCGTGACGGTTATCCTTTATCTGATCGCGCAGATGGTCGGTGCGGGTAAACTGATCCAGCTTCTGTTCGGTCTGGATTACGAAGTTGCGGTTATCCTCGTCGGCGTCCTGATGATCCTCTACGTTACGTTCGGCGGTATGCTGGCGACGACATGGGTACAGATCATTAAAGCGTTCCTCCTTCTTTCAGGTGCGACGTTCATGGCGGTTGCCGTTATGGCCCACTACAACTTCAACTTCGAATCGCTGTTCGCGACTGCGGTTGAGATGAAAGGGACAACAGACATTATGGCTCCGGGCGGGCTCGTTTCCGATCCGATTTCGGCCATTTCTTTGGGTATCGCTCTTATGTTCGGTACGGCGGGTCTTCCGCACATCCTGATGCGTTTCTTCACCGTTGCCGATGCCAAAGAAGCTCGCAAATCGGTGTTCTACGCGACGGGATTCATCGGGTATTTCTATATCCTGACGTTCATTATCGGTTTCGGTGCGATCGTCATGGTTTTCCAGAACCCGCAGTATCTTGATGTGGCAAAACAGGCGATCGACGGCGGTGCTCCGATCCTCGGCGGCGACAACATGGCGGCGATCCACCTTTCACATGCGGTTGGCGGAGACTTCTTCCTCGGGTTCATCTCGGCGGTAGCGTTCGCTACGATCCTTGCGGTCGTATCGGGTCTGACGCTTGCAGGTGCCTCGGCGATCTCACACGACCTTTATGCTTCGGTTCTGCGTGCAGGACGTGCGGATGGGCTTATGGAGATGAAAGTTTCTAAAATCTCTACCGTTGCGTTGGGGATTGTTGCGATTTTCCTGGGAATCGCGTTTGAGAGCCAGAACATCGCGTTCATGGTCGGTCTTGCCTTCGCTATTGCGGCGAGTGCGAACTTCCCGATCCTGTTCCTCTCCATGTTCTGGTCGAAACTCACCACTCGCGGTGCACTGATCGGCGGATCGCTCGGTTTGGCTACGGCTGCGGTTCTGGTGATCCTCGGGCCGACCGTATGGGTGGACGTACTGGGTAACGCGGAAGCGATCTTCCCGTACAAATATCCGGCTCTGTTCTCGGTCACGGCGGCGTTCGTCGGTATCTGGTTCTTCTCGATCACCGACAAGAGCGATACGGCCAAAAAAGAGTACGAAGCGTTCGAAGCGCAAAACATCCGCTGCCAGACCGGTATCGGTGCTGAGGGTGCCGTTGAGCACTAA